A window of the Haloquadratum walsbyi C23 genome harbors these coding sequences:
- a CDS encoding DUF5783 family protein — translation MTKFDPEKFDNKYEHYFEEIEQAYSDAYQQLHGACDSETLRAIDRKVLSESEPLYEGNGKFHVRLPDDIDERAQSLPGDEESFNAVLDEFTTRIEHELHNLFVFEFEEQTRRD, via the coding sequence ATGACCAAGTTCGATCCAGAGAAGTTCGATAATAAATACGAACATTACTTCGAAGAGATTGAGCAGGCATACTCAGATGCATATCAGCAACTGCATGGCGCGTGTGACTCTGAGACCCTCCGAGCGATTGATCGAAAAGTACTCAGCGAGAGTGAGCCTCTCTATGAGGGGAATGGGAAGTTCCACGTTCGTCTCCCTGACGATATCGACGAACGTGCACAGTCTCTCCCTGGCGATGAAGAATCGTTCAACGCTGTTCTTGACGAGTTTACCACCAGAATTGAACATGAACTTCATAATCTCTTTGTCTTTGAATTCGAGGAGCAAACTCGCCGTGACTGA
- a CDS encoding LURP-one-related/scramblase family protein, translating to MVSFPDGIQNKRSAMTRNHDISGLDLTGDTYVVEQSLLPIRNKYKAMDADENVVIRGKQKMFKLKEEFPFVDSNGEEVFEVNAGGMIDIAGNYVLTDSQTGEDLIVLDNDYSLLQDTWRIRDVDTEEKIAEINSRGTLVTIARNVIPFGEFIPHKYEITDANDSHIGNIDGQISLRDRYKITIDDTNTVSKEAVIAAAMVIDAIQGN from the coding sequence ATGGTTTCATTTCCTGACGGCATCCAAAACAAACGAAGTGCAATGACACGCAATCATGATATCAGTGGATTGGATCTTACTGGAGATACATACGTCGTTGAGCAATCCCTGCTGCCGATTCGAAACAAGTACAAAGCGATGGATGCGGATGAAAACGTCGTCATCCGTGGGAAGCAGAAAATGTTCAAACTCAAAGAGGAGTTTCCATTCGTTGATTCAAACGGTGAAGAGGTGTTTGAGGTCAATGCTGGAGGAATGATTGACATTGCTGGTAACTATGTCTTGACAGACTCACAAACGGGTGAAGATCTCATCGTCCTCGATAATGATTATTCACTTCTGCAAGACACTTGGCGGATACGGGATGTGGACACAGAAGAGAAGATTGCAGAAATTAATTCTCGTGGGACCCTCGTGACAATCGCTCGTAATGTGATTCCGTTCGGTGAGTTCATTCCACATAAATATGAGATTACTGACGCCAATGATTCTCATATTGGAAATATCGATGGGCAAATATCACTTCGAGACCGGTATAAAATCACTATTGACGATACAAACACTGTGTCGAAAGAAGCCGTTATTGCTGCGGCAATGGTTATTGACGCAATCCAGGGTAACTGA